The Streptomyces avermitilis MA-4680 = NBRC 14893 genome contains a region encoding:
- a CDS encoding alpha-ketoacid dehydrogenase subunit beta: MAEKMAIAKAINESLRKALESDPKVLIMGEDVGKLGGVFRVTDGLQKDFGEERVIDTPLAESGIVGTAIGLALRGYRPVVEIQFDGFVFPAYDQIVTQLAKMHARALGKIKLPVVVRIPYGGGIGAVEHHSESPEALFAHVAGLKVVSPSNASDAYWMMQQAIQSDDPVIFFEPKRRYWDKGEVNVEAIPDPLHKARVVREGTDLTLAAYGPMVKVCQEAAAAAEEEGKSLEVVDLRSMSPIDFDAVQASVEKTRRLVVVHEAPVFLGTGAEIAARITERCFYHLEAPVLRVGGYHAPYPPARLEEEYLPGLDRVLDAVDRSLAY, encoded by the coding sequence ATGGCCGAGAAGATGGCGATCGCCAAGGCGATCAACGAGTCGCTGCGCAAGGCCCTGGAGTCCGACCCCAAGGTTCTGATCATGGGTGAGGACGTCGGCAAGCTCGGTGGCGTCTTCCGCGTCACCGACGGCCTGCAGAAGGACTTCGGCGAGGAGCGGGTCATCGACACCCCGCTCGCCGAGTCGGGCATCGTCGGCACGGCGATCGGTCTCGCCCTGCGCGGCTACCGCCCGGTGGTGGAGATCCAGTTCGACGGCTTCGTCTTCCCGGCGTACGACCAGATCGTCACGCAGCTCGCGAAGATGCACGCGCGGGCGCTCGGCAAGATCAAGCTCCCCGTTGTCGTCCGCATCCCGTACGGCGGCGGCATCGGCGCCGTCGAGCACCACTCCGAGTCCCCCGAGGCGCTCTTCGCGCACGTGGCGGGCCTCAAGGTGGTCTCCCCGTCCAACGCGTCGGACGCGTACTGGATGATGCAGCAGGCCATCCAGAGCGACGACCCGGTGATCTTCTTCGAGCCGAAGCGGCGCTACTGGGACAAGGGCGAGGTCAACGTCGAGGCGATCCCCGACCCGCTGCACAAGGCCCGTGTGGTGCGTGAGGGCACCGACCTGACGCTCGCCGCGTACGGCCCGATGGTGAAGGTCTGCCAGGAGGCCGCGGCCGCCGCCGAGGAGGAGGGCAAGTCCCTGGAGGTCGTCGACCTGCGCTCCATGTCGCCGATCGACTTCGACGCCGTCCAGGCCTCCGTCGAGAAGACCCGCCGTCTGGTCGTGGTGCACGAGGCGCCGGTGTTCCTGGGCACGGGCGCGGAGATCGCCGCCCGCATCACGGAGCGCTGCTTCTACCACCTGGAGGCACCCGTGCTGAGGGTCGGCGGCTACCACGCCCCGTATCCGCCGGCGCGTCTGGAAGAGGAGTACCTTCCGGGCCTTGACCGGGTGCTCGATGCCGTCGACCGCTCGCTGGCGTACTGA
- a CDS encoding dihydrolipoamide acetyltransferase family protein: MTTMTEASVREFKMPDVGEGLTEAEILKWYVQPGDTVTDGQVVCEVETAKAAVELPIPYDGVVRELRFPEGTTVDVGQVIIAVDVAGDAPVAEIPVPAQEAPVQEEPKPEGRKPVLVGYGVAESSTKRRPRKSAPASEPAAEGTYFAATVLQGIQGELNGHGAVKQRPLAKPPVRKLAKDLGVDLATITPSGPDGVITREDVHAAVAPPPPAPQPVQTPAAPAPAPVAAYDTARETRVPVKGVRKATAAAMVGSAFTAPHVTEFVTVDVTRTMKLVEELKQDKEFTGLRVNPLLLIAKALLVAIKRNPDINASWDEANQEIVLKHYVNLGIAAATPRGLIVPNIKDAHAKTLPQLAESLGELVSTAREGKTSPTAMQGGTVTITNVGVFGVDTGTPILNPGESAILAVGAIKLQPWVHKGKVKPRQVTTLALSFDHRLVDGELGSKVLADVAAILEQPKRLITWA, translated from the coding sequence GTGACGACGATGACTGAGGCGTCCGTGCGTGAGTTCAAGATGCCCGATGTGGGTGAGGGACTCACCGAGGCCGAGATCCTCAAGTGGTACGTCCAGCCCGGCGACACCGTCACCGACGGCCAGGTCGTCTGCGAGGTCGAGACCGCGAAGGCGGCCGTGGAACTCCCCATTCCGTACGACGGTGTCGTACGCGAACTCCGTTTCCCCGAGGGGACGACGGTGGACGTGGGACAGGTGATCATCGCGGTGGACGTGGCCGGCGACGCACCGGTGGCGGAGATCCCCGTGCCCGCGCAGGAGGCTCCGGTCCAGGAGGAGCCCAAGCCCGAGGGCCGCAAGCCCGTCCTCGTGGGCTACGGGGTGGCCGAGTCCTCCACCAAGCGCCGTCCGCGCAAGAGCGCGCCGGCGAGCGAGCCCGCTGCGGAGGGCACGTACTTCGCAGCGACCGTTCTCCAGGGCATCCAGGGCGAGCTGAACGGACACGGCGCGGTGAAGCAGCGTCCGCTGGCGAAGCCGCCGGTGCGCAAGCTGGCCAAGGACCTGGGCGTCGACCTCGCGACGATCACGCCGTCGGGCCCCGACGGCGTCATCACGCGCGAGGACGTGCACGCGGCGGTGGCGCCACCGCCGCCGGCACCCCAGCCCGTGCAGACGCCCGCTGCCCCGGCCCCGGCGCCGGTGGCCGCGTACGACACGGCTCGTGAGACCCGTGTCCCCGTCAAGGGCGTCCGCAAGGCGACGGCGGCGGCGATGGTCGGCTCGGCGTTCACGGCGCCGCACGTCACGGAGTTCGTGACGGTGGACGTGACGCGCACGATGAAGCTGGTCGAGGAGCTGAAGCAGGACAAGGAGTTCACCGGCCTGCGGGTGAACCCGCTGCTCCTCATCGCCAAGGCGCTCCTGGTCGCGATCAAGCGGAACCCGGACATCAACGCGTCCTGGGACGAGGCGAACCAGGAGATCGTCCTCAAGCACTATGTGAACCTGGGCATCGCGGCGGCCACCCCGCGCGGTCTGATCGTCCCGAACATCAAGGACGCCCACGCCAAGACGCTGCCGCAACTGGCCGAGTCACTGGGTGAGTTGGTGTCGACGGCCCGCGAGGGCAAGACGTCCCCGACGGCCATGCAGGGCGGCACGGTCACGATCACGAACGTCGGCGTCTTCGGCGTCGACACGGGCACGCCGATCCTCAACCCCGGCGAGTCCGCGATCCTCGCGGTCGGCGCGATCAAGCTCCAGCCGTGGGTCCACAAGGGCAAGGTCAAGCCCCGACAGGTCACCACGCTGGCGCTCAGCTTCGACCATCGCCTGGTCGACGGCGAGCTGGGCTCCAAGGTGCTGGCCGACGTGGCGGCGATCCTGGAGCAGCCGAAGCGGCTGATCACCTGGGCCTAG